The following are encoded together in the Oncorhynchus kisutch isolate 150728-3 linkage group LG8, Okis_V2, whole genome shotgun sequence genome:
- the LOC109894985 gene encoding calcitonin-1 isoform X1, translated as MDGAYMRYIMSGTMVMMKLSALLIACFLVICQMYSSHAAPARTGLESMTDQVTLNDYEARRLLNAIVKEFVQMTSEELEQQANEGNSLDRPMSKRCSNLSTCVLGKLSQELHKLQTYPRTNTGSGTPGKKRSLPESNRYASYGDSYDGI; from the exons ATGGATGGAGCTTACATGCGATACATCATGT CAGGGACCATGGTTATGATGAAGCTCTCTGCCCTCCTCATTGCCTGTTTCCTGGTCATTTGTCAGATGTACAGCTCACATGCAGCTCCAGCCAG AACTGGTTTAGAGTCCATGACAGACCAAGTCACGCTAAATGACTATGAAGCCCGAAGGCTACTCAACGCCATCGTCAAGGAGTTTGTTCAAATGACTTCAGAGGAACTGGAGCAACAAGCCAATGAAGGAAATAG cctGGATAGACCCATGTCCAAGCGTTGCTCCAACCTCAGCACCTGTGTGCTGGGCAAACTGTCACAAGAGCTGCACAAATTGCAGACGTACCCCCGCACCAACACGGGAAGTGGCACGCCTGGCAAGAAACGCAGCTTGCCTGAGAGCAACCGCTATGCAAGCTATGGAGACTCATATGATGGAATCTGA
- the LOC109894985 gene encoding calcitonin-1 isoform X4 has product MVMMKLSALLIACFLVICQMYSSHAAPARTGLESMTDQVTLNDYEARRLLNAIVKEFVQMTSEELEQQANEGNSLDRPMSKRCSNLSTCVLGKLSQELHKLQTYPRTNTGSGTPGKKRSLPESNRYASYGDSYDGI; this is encoded by the exons ATGGTTATGATGAAGCTCTCTGCCCTCCTCATTGCCTGTTTCCTGGTCATTTGTCAGATGTACAGCTCACATGCAGCTCCAGCCAG AACTGGTTTAGAGTCCATGACAGACCAAGTCACGCTAAATGACTATGAAGCCCGAAGGCTACTCAACGCCATCGTCAAGGAGTTTGTTCAAATGACTTCAGAGGAACTGGAGCAACAAGCCAATGAAGGAAATAG cctGGATAGACCCATGTCCAAGCGTTGCTCCAACCTCAGCACCTGTGTGCTGGGCAAACTGTCACAAGAGCTGCACAAATTGCAGACGTACCCCCGCACCAACACGGGAAGTGGCACGCCTGGCAAGAAACGCAGCTTGCCTGAGAGCAACCGCTATGCAAGCTATGGAGACTCATATGATGGAATCTGA
- the LOC109894985 gene encoding calcitonin gene-related peptide isoform X3: MDGAYMRYIMSGTMVMMKLSALLIACFLVICQMYSSHAAPARTGLESMTDQVTLNDYEARRLLNAIVKEFVQMTSEELEQQANEGNSVTAQKRACNTATCVTHRLADFLNRSGGMGNSNFVPTNVGAKAFGRRRRDSPMTAPM; this comes from the exons ATGGATGGAGCTTACATGCGATACATCATGT CAGGGACCATGGTTATGATGAAGCTCTCTGCCCTCCTCATTGCCTGTTTCCTGGTCATTTGTCAGATGTACAGCTCACATGCAGCTCCAGCCAG AACTGGTTTAGAGTCCATGACAGACCAAGTCACGCTAAATGACTATGAAGCCCGAAGGCTACTCAACGCCATCGTCAAGGAGTTTGTTCAAATGACTTCAGAGGAACTGGAGCAACAAGCCAATGAAGGAAATAG CGTTACAGCACAGAAGCGTGCGTGCAATACTGCCACATGTGTCACCCACCGCCTGGCTGACTTCCTGAACagatcaggaggaatgggcaacaGTAACTTCGTCCCCACCAACGTGGGCGCCAAGGCGTTCGGACGACGAAGGAGAGACAGCCCCATGACAGCACCTATGTGA
- the LOC109895334 gene encoding vitamin D 25-hydroxylase, with protein MVLIQLSSLVSELSHGQAFLGLCSLFISLIVLLLIRQLVKQRRPRGFPPGPSPIPVIGNIMSLATEPHVFMKKQSEIHGQIFSLDLGGYSAVVLNGYDAIRECLYHQADVFSDRPSLPLFMKMTKMGGLLNAKFGNGWIEHRQLASNSFRYFGSFQKPIDQKILEECMFFVDAIDKHKGKPFNPKHLVTNAVSNITNLIIFGERFTYDNCDFQHMIEIFSENVELAVSGWAFLYNAFPWIEYLPFGKHQKLFRNAAKVYNFLEQIIRRFSKGRVCNFPRHYIDDYLNKLDKCAGDLGTPYSRENLIYSVGELIIAGTETTTNTLRWAMLYMALYPNIQEKVHMELDSVLGSEKSPSLADKKRMPYVEAVLHEVLRFCNIVPLGIFRATTQDTLVSGYNIPKGTMVITNLYSVHFDEKYWCDPGTFSPHRFLDSNGNFVRREAFLPFSLGKRHCLGEHLARMEMFLFFTTMLQRFHLQFPPGTVPSLTPKLGMTLQPLPYSICAVRRQQ; from the exons ATGGTATTAATTCAGTTATCATCTCTCGTCTCAGAATTGTCGCATGGACAGGCTTTCTTAGGTCTGTGTAGTTTATTTATTTCCCTTATTGTTCTTTTGCTGATCCGACAGCTTGTGAAGCAGAGGAGACCACGAGGATTCCCTCCTGGACCGTCACCTATCCCTGTCATAGGGAACATTATGTCTCTAGCAACAGAACCGCACGTCTTTATGAAGAAACAGAGTGAAATCCATGGGCAG ATTTTCAGTCTTGATTTGGGAGGCTACTCAGCAGTGGTTTTGAATGGATATGATGCCATCAGAGAATGCCTGTACCACCAGGCTGATGTCTTTTCTGACCGGCCATCTCTGCCTTTATTTATGAAAATGACCAAAATGGGAG GACTTCTGAATGCTAAATTTGGCAACGGATGGATTGAACATCGTCAACTGGCCAGCAACTCCTTTCGTTACTTTGGAAGTTTTCAAAAGCCCATCGACCAGAAGATCTTGGAAGAGTGCATGTTTTTCGTGGATGCCATCGACAAACACAAAGGGAAACCCTTTAACCCAAAGCACCTGGTGACCAATGCTGTGTCCAACATCACCAACCTCATCATCTTCGGCGAGCGTTTCACGTACGACAACTGTGACTTCCAGCACATGATCGAGATCTTCAGTGAGAATGTGGAGCTGGCCGTCAGTGGCTGGGCCTTCCTTTATAACGCATTCCCATGGATCGAGTACCTCCCCTTCGGAAAGCACCAGAAGCTGTTCCGCAACGCAGCCAAGGTCTATAACTTCCTGGAGCAGATCATCAGGCGCTTCTCGAAGGGCAGAGTGTGCAACTTCCCGCGCCACTACATCGATGACTATTTGAACAAGTTGGACAAGTGTGCTGGCGACTTGGGCACCCCGTATTCCAGGGAGAACCTAATCTACTCTGTGGGCGAGCTCATCATCGCAGGCACGGAGACCACCACCAACACCCTACGCTGGGCTATGCTCTACATGGCCCTCTACCCCAACATTCAAG AGAAGGTGCATATGGAACTGGACAGTGTGCTGGGAAGTGAGAAGTCCCCCTCGCTGGCGGACAAAAAGAGGATGCCCTATGTGGAAGCGGTGCTACATGAGGTCCTGCGCTTCTGTAACATCGTGCCCCTGGGCATCTTCCGCGCCACCACTCAGGACACACTGGTGAGCGGCTACAACATCCCCAAAGGCACCATGGTCATCACCAACCTGTACTCTGTGCACTTTGATGAGAAGTACTGGTGCGACCCTGGAACCTTCTCACCACATCGCTTCCTGGACAGCAATGGAAACTTTGTCCGACGGGAAGCTTTCCTACCCTTCTCTCTGG GGAAGCGTCACTGTTTGGGCGAGCATCTGGCCAGGATGGAGATGTTCCTGTTCTTCACCACCATGCTGCAGCGCTTCCACCTGCAGTTCCCCCCCGGCACAGTGCCAAGCCTCACCCCCAAACTGGGCATGACACTGCAGCCACTGCCTTACTCCATCTGTGCCGTCCGCAGGCAGCAGTGA
- the LOC109894985 gene encoding calcitonin gene-related peptide isoform X2, which produces MDGAYMRYIMSGTMVMMKLSALLIACFLVICQMYSSHAAPARTGLESMTDQVTLNDYEARRLLNAIVKEFVQMTSEELEQQANEGNSSVTAQKRACNTATCVTHRLADFLNRSGGMGNSNFVPTNVGAKAFGRRRRDSPMTAPM; this is translated from the exons ATGGATGGAGCTTACATGCGATACATCATGT CAGGGACCATGGTTATGATGAAGCTCTCTGCCCTCCTCATTGCCTGTTTCCTGGTCATTTGTCAGATGTACAGCTCACATGCAGCTCCAGCCAG AACTGGTTTAGAGTCCATGACAGACCAAGTCACGCTAAATGACTATGAAGCCCGAAGGCTACTCAACGCCATCGTCAAGGAGTTTGTTCAAATGACTTCAGAGGAACTGGAGCAACAAGCCAATGAAGGAAATAG CAGCGTTACAGCACAGAAGCGTGCGTGCAATACTGCCACATGTGTCACCCACCGCCTGGCTGACTTCCTGAACagatcaggaggaatgggcaacaGTAACTTCGTCCCCACCAACGTGGGCGCCAAGGCGTTCGGACGACGAAGGAGAGACAGCCCCATGACAGCACCTATGTGA